Proteins found in one Streptomyces sp. NBC_00461 genomic segment:
- the folP gene encoding dihydropteroate synthase yields the protein MSKQNGRGRVVGLPEWDRCAVMGVVNVTPDSFSDGGRFFDTTAAVKHGLELVAEGADLVDVGGESTRPGATRVDEAEELKRVIPVVRGLASEGVTVSVDTMRASVAAQALAAGAGLVNDVSGGLADPTMIPVVAEAGAPFVVMHWRGFLEGGNVKGVYDDVVTEVVDELHARVEAVLAGGVAPDRIVVDPGLGFSKDAEHDLVLLAHLDRLLGLGHPLLVAASRKRFLGRVLAGPEGAPPPARERDAATAAVSALAAHAGAWAVRVHEVRATADAVQVARAVEGARAAGIAPGAAPVSGAQTTERAPGAHGAEGAR from the coding sequence ATGAGCAAGCAGAACGGACGCGGGCGCGTCGTCGGCCTTCCGGAATGGGACCGCTGCGCGGTCATGGGGGTCGTGAACGTCACACCCGACTCCTTCTCCGACGGCGGCCGCTTCTTCGACACGACGGCCGCCGTCAAACACGGTCTCGAACTGGTCGCCGAGGGCGCGGACCTGGTCGACGTCGGTGGCGAGTCCACTCGTCCCGGCGCCACCCGCGTCGACGAGGCCGAGGAACTCAAGCGCGTCATCCCTGTCGTCCGCGGCCTCGCCTCGGAGGGCGTCACCGTCTCCGTCGACACCATGCGCGCGTCCGTCGCCGCACAGGCCCTCGCCGCAGGCGCCGGCCTCGTCAACGACGTCAGCGGCGGCCTCGCGGACCCCACGATGATCCCGGTGGTGGCAGAGGCCGGCGCGCCCTTCGTCGTCATGCACTGGCGCGGCTTCCTGGAGGGCGGCAACGTCAAGGGCGTGTACGACGACGTCGTCACCGAGGTCGTCGACGAACTGCACGCACGCGTGGAGGCCGTTCTGGCGGGCGGCGTCGCCCCCGACCGCATCGTCGTCGACCCGGGCCTCGGCTTCTCCAAGGACGCCGAGCACGACCTCGTCCTGCTGGCCCATCTCGACCGCCTGCTCGGCCTCGGTCACCCCCTGCTCGTCGCCGCCTCCCGCAAGCGGTTCCTCGGGCGCGTGCTGGCCGGACCGGAGGGGGCCCCGCCGCCCGCGCGCGAGCGCGACGCCGCCACGGCCGCCGTCTCCGCACTCGCGGCGCACGCCGGAGCGTGGGCGGTACGTGTGCACGAGGTGCGCGCGACGGCGGACGCCGTACAGGTCGCGCGCGCCGTGGAAGGTGCGCGCGCCGCGGGCATCGCGCCGGGCGCCGCCCCCGTGAGCGGGGCGCAGACGACGGAGCGCGCCCCCGGTGCACACGGTGCAGAAGGAGCCCGGTGA
- a CDS encoding nuclear transport factor 2 family protein, with amino-acid sequence MSAPHTDVEQVEAANTTFYETMERGDFEELSSLWLAPSDLGVDEEYHDPAEVGVVSCVHPGWPVLTGRGEVLRSYALIMANTDYIQFFLTDVHVSVTGDTALVNCTENILSGGPAPEGGDELGPLVGQLVVATNVFRRTPAGWKLWSHHASPVMAENDEAEDDDTPS; translated from the coding sequence GTGAGCGCCCCCCACACGGACGTCGAGCAGGTGGAAGCCGCCAACACCACCTTCTACGAGACGATGGAGCGCGGTGACTTCGAGGAACTGTCCTCGCTCTGGCTCGCCCCGTCCGACCTGGGCGTCGACGAGGAGTACCACGATCCGGCGGAGGTCGGCGTGGTCTCGTGCGTGCACCCCGGCTGGCCCGTGCTCACCGGCCGCGGCGAGGTCCTGAGGTCGTACGCGCTGATCATGGCGAACACCGACTACATCCAGTTCTTCCTCACCGACGTGCACGTCTCCGTCACCGGTGACACCGCCCTGGTGAACTGCACCGAGAACATCCTCAGCGGCGGCCCCGCCCCCGAGGGCGGCGACGAACTCGGCCCGCTGGTCGGCCAGCTGGTGGTCGCCACCAACGTGTTCCGCCGCACCCCCGCCGGCTGGAAGCTCTGGTCCCACCACGCCTCCCCGGTAATGGCCGAAAACGACGAGGCCGAGGACGACGACACGCCGTCCTGA